Proteins co-encoded in one Scatophagus argus isolate fScaArg1 chromosome 11, fScaArg1.pri, whole genome shotgun sequence genomic window:
- the LOC124067259 gene encoding trace amine-associated receptor 13c-like, with the protein MKTLDGAELCFPQLNSSCKKNMHSHSVSILTYTMLFSICLLTVTLNLLVIISVSHFRQLHTPTNFLLLSLAVSDCFVGLVMVFQIILIDGCWFLGDHMCIVYNVLAYIVASTSVGTMVLISVDRYVAICDPLHYTTKVTQKRVKFCIYLCWMCSAFCQILLLKDNLKQPGRYNSCTGECVIVISYVSGLTDLFVSFIGPVTVIVVLYMRVFVVAVSQARAMRSHIVAVAFQHSETVTARKSEMKAATTLGVVVVVFLICVSPYFWVTLKGQDTMFNASTSAFIICLFYFNSCLNPLIYAFFYSWFRKSIKLIITLKILQADSRYINMQ; encoded by the exons ATGAAAACCCTTGATGGAGCTGAACTCTGTTTTCCACAACTAAACTCCTCCTGCAAGAAGAACATGCATTCTCACTCTGTGTCCATACTCACTTACACGATGTTGTTCTCTATCTGTCTGCTCACTGTAACTCTCAACCTGCTGGTCATCATCTCAGTTTCACACTTCAG GCAGCTCCACACCCCAAccaacttcctcctcctctctctcgcAGTCTCAGACTGCTTTGTAGGTCTTGTAATGGTGTTTCAGATTATCCTCATTGATGGTTGCTGGTTTCTTGGTGACCACATGTGTATTGTGTATAATGTTTTGGCCTACATTGTTGCCTCGACCTCAGTAGGCACCATGGTTCTCATATCAGTTGACCGCTATGTGGCTATTTGTGACCCTTTACATTACACCACCAAAGTCACTCAAAAAAGAGTTAAGTTCTGTATTTATCTGTGTTGGATGTGTTCTGCTTTCTGTCAAATTCTACTGCTGAAGGATAACCTGAAACAACCAGGAAGATATAACTCCTGCActggagagtgtgtgattgttaTTAGTTATGTTTCAGGACTTACAGATCTGTTTGTGTCCTTCATTGGTCCAGTCACTGTCATTGTAGTTCTGTATATGAGAGTGTTTGTGGTGGCTGTGTCTCAGGCTCGTGCCATGCGCTCCCACATTGTAGCTGTCGCTTTCCAGCATTCTGAGACAGTAACTGCTAGGAAATCTGAGATGAAAGCAGCCACTACTCTTGgtgttgttgtagttgtgttTCTGATATGTGTCTCCCCGTATTTTTGGGTTACCCTCAAAGGCCAAGACACAATGTTTAATGCCTCAACTTCCGCCTTTATAATATGTCTGTTCTATTTTAACTCCTGTCTAAATCCTCTGATCTACGCCTTTTTCTACTCGTGGTTCAGAAAATCTATCAAACTCATCATTACACTTAAGATACTGCAGGCTGACTCCCGTTACATCAATATGCAGTAG
- the LOC124067181 gene encoding trace amine-associated receptor 13c-like, giving the protein MMKTLDEAELCFPQLNSSCKKNMHSHSVSILTYTMLFSISLLTVTLNLLVIISVSHFRQLHTPTNFLLLSLAASDCFVGFLMVFQIILIDGCWFLGDHMCIVYNVLAYIVTSTSVGTMVLISVDRYVAICDPLHYTTKVTQKRVKFCICLCWMCSAFCHILLLKDNLKQPGRYNSCTGECVIVVDYVSGLTDLFVSFIGPVTVIVVLYMRVFVVAVSQARAMRSHIVAVAFQHSETVTARKSEMKAATTLGVVVVVFLICVCPYFWVTLTGQDTILNASTSAFILCLFYFNSCLNPLIYAFFYSWFRKSIKLIITLKILQADSRYINMQ; this is encoded by the exons ATGATGAAAACCCTCGATGAAGCTGAACTCTGTTTTCCACAACTAAACTCCTCCTGCAAGAAGAACATGCATTCTCACTCTGTGTCCATACTCACTTACACAATGTTGTTCTCTATCTCTCTGCTCACTGTAACTCTCAACCTGCTGGTCATCATCTCAGTTTCACACTTCAG GCAGCTCCACACCCCAAccaacttcctcctcctctctctcgctgCCTCAGACTGCTTTGTGGGCTTCCTAATGGTGTTTCAGATTATCCTCATTGATGGTTGCTGGTTTCTTGGTGACCACATGTGTATTGTGTATAATGTTTTGGCCTACATTGTTACCTCGACCTCAGTAGGCACCATGGTTCTCATATCAGTTGACCGCTATGTGGCTATTTGTGACCCTTTACATTACACCACCAAAGTCACTCAAAAAAGAGTTAAgttctgtatttgtctgtgttggatgtgttctgctttctgtcacaTTCTACTGCTGAAGGATAACCTGAAACAACCAGGAAGATATAACTCCTGCActggagagtgtgtgattgttgttGATTATGTTTCAGGACTTACAGATCTGTTTGTGTCCTTCATTGGTCCTGTCACTGTCATTGTAGTTCTGTATATGAGAGTGTTTGTGGTGGCTGTGTCTCAGGCTCGTGCCATGCGCTCCCACATTGTAGCTGTCGCTTTCCAGCATTCTGAGACAGTAACTGCTAGGAAATCTGAGATGAAAGCAGCCACTACTCTTGgtgttgttgtagttgtgttTCTGATATGTGTCTGCCCGTATTTTTGGGTTACCCTCACAGGCCAAGACACAATACTCAATGCCTCAACTTCCGCCTTTATATTATGTCTGTTCTATTTTAACTCCTGTCTAAATCCTCTGATCTATGCCTTTTTCTACTCGTGGTTCAGAAAATCTATCAAACTCATCATTACGCTTAAGATACTGCAGGCTGACTCCCGTTACATCAATATGCAGTAG
- the LOC124067637 gene encoding trace amine-associated receptor 13c-like, whose amino-acid sequence MMETELCFPQLFNTSCRKPKRPHTEAVLIYTLLAFISLLTATLNLLVVISITHFKQLHTPTNFLILSLAVSDFFMGLLMSFQILLTDGCWVLGDRMCALFCILDFISTSSSVGTMVLISVDRYVAICDPLHYFTKITVREATICICLCWVCSVLYNGLIMKENLKQPGRYNSCTGECVVVINYIAGVADLILTFIGPVTVIIVLYMRVFVVAVFQARAMRSHITAVTLSETVPARKSEMKAARTLGIIVIVFLTCLCPYYCSSLVGQNTLFSITSVPLETWLFYINSCLNPLIYAFCYPWFRKSITLIVTFKILQPESCEVNIL is encoded by the exons ATGATGGAGACTGAACTCTGCTTTCCACAGCTCTTCAACACCTCTTGTAGGAAGCCAAAACGCCCGCACACTGAGGCTGTACTTATTTACACACTGCTGGCCTTCATTTCTCTGCTCACTGCGACTCTCAACCTGCTGGTTGTCATCTCCATCACCCATTTCAA gCAGCTCCACACTCCTACCaacttcctcatcctctccttgGCAGTCTCAGATTTCTTCATGGGCCTCCTGATGTCCTTTCAGATTCTCCTCACAGATGGCTGCTGGGTTCTTGGTGACCGcatgtgtgctttgttttgcattttagatTTCATTAGCACTTCTTCCTCAGTAGGAACCATGGTCCTCATATCAGTTGACCGCTATGTAGCTATTTGTGACCCTCTTCATTACTTCACCAAAATTACTGTGAGAGAAGCAACaatctgtatttgtctttgttggGTCTGCTCTGTTCTATACAACGGTCTCATAATGAAGGAGAACTTGAAACAACCAGGCAGGTATAATTCCTGCACtggagagtgtgtggttgtcatTAACTACATTGCAGGTGTTGCTGACcttattttgacttttattgGTCCTGTCACTGTCATCATAGTTCTGTATATGAGAGTATTTGTTGTGGCTGTGTTTCAGGCTCGTGCCATGAGGTCTCACATTACAGCTGTCACACTATCAGAGACTGTGCCTGCTAGGAAATCAGAGATGAAAGCAGCGAGGACTCTTGGCATCATTGTTATTGTGTTTCTGACATGCCTTTGCCCATATTACTGTTCCTCTCTTGTAGGCCAGAACACGTTGTTTAGCATTACATCTGTGCCCTTAGAAACCTGGCTCTTCTATATTAACTCTTGTTTAAACCCATTAATCTATGCTTTCTGCTATCCTTGGTTTAGAAAATCTATTACACTCATTGTAACATTTAAGATACTCCAGCCTGAGTCTTGTGAGGTCAACATATTGTAG
- the LOC124067186 gene encoding trace amine-associated receptor 4-like → MIVFTMMIFSGDRCLHTPTNFLLLSLAVSDFLVGSLLIPVEILLTETCWILDDLMCVLYYLLPVIIISASVGNMVLISVDRYVAICDPLHYSIKVTQKVAALCIFLCWICSVFYSIILLYDNLKQPGKYKSCNGECVVNITGAVDLVVGFIIPISVIILLYMRVFVVAVSQARATKLSIATVSLKHSKTMKVEKSELKAARTLGILIIVFLMCYSPYYCVSLTGHDILIGSSAEAFVIFLMYFNSCLNPLIYALFYPWFKKAIRLVVTLQILQSDSHEANIL, encoded by the coding sequence ATGATAGTTTTCACAATGATGATATTCTCTGGTGACAGGTGTCTCCACACACCCACCAacttcctgctcctctctctggctgtctcaGATTTTCTTGTGGGCTCTCTGCTGATACCAGTTGAAATACTCCTGACAGAGACCTGCTGGATCCTGGATGACCTCATGTGTGTGCTATATTATCTGTTGCCAGTCATCATAATCTCTGCCTCCGTGGGAAACATGGTACTCATTTCTGTTGACCGCTATGTGGCCATTTGTGACCCTTTGCATTATTCCATCAAAGTCACTCAAAAGGTTGCTGCATTATGTATTTTCCTGTGTTggatttgttctgttttctatAGCATTATCCTTTTATATGATAACCTGAAACAACCAGGCAAGTATAAATCCTGCAACGGTGAATGTGTTGTCAACATTACAGGAGCTGTTGATCTTGTTGTTGGCTTCATTATTCCCATTTCTGTTATCATACTTCTGTATATGAGAGTGTTTGTGGTGGCTGTGTCTCAAGCTCGTGCCACGAAATTAAGCATTGCAACTGTCTCACTCAAGCATTCAAAAACTATGAAAGTTGAGAAATCTGAGTTAAAAGCTGCCAGGACACTGGGTATTCTTATTATTGTGTTTCTGATGTGTTACTCCCCATAttactgtgtctctctcacaggCCATGACATCCTCATCGGTTCTTCAGCTGAGGCATTTGTGATTTTCCttatgtattttaattcttGCCTTAACCCCCTCATCTATGCTCTTTTCTATCCCTGGTTTAAAAAAGCTATTAGACTTGTTGTCACATTACAGATACTACAGTCTGACTCCCATGAGGCCAACATACTATAA